Proteins from one Balaenoptera musculus isolate JJ_BM4_2016_0621 chromosome 7, mBalMus1.pri.v3, whole genome shotgun sequence genomic window:
- the ICOS gene encoding inducible T-cell costimulator translates to MKSDLWYFFLFCFQVEVLAGEFNASATSEMFIFHNGGVQILCKYPDTVQQFKMQLLKGNNILCDLIKTKGSGDTVSITNLNVCQFQLSNNSVSFFLYNLDSSHASYYICKLSIFDPPPFQVDILSKEYLNIYESQLCCQLKFWLPIGCAAFVVACIFGCVLTCWLTKKKCPSSVHDPNSEYMFMAAVNTAKKPGPTDVTRNLELSGNQA, encoded by the exons gaGAATTCAATGCTTCTGCCACGTCTGAGATGTTTATATTTCACAATGGAGGTGTACAAATTTTATGCAAATACCCTGATACTGTCCAACAATTTAAAATGCAGTTGTTGAAAGGGAATAATATACTCTGTGATCTCATTAAAACAAAGGGAAGCGGAGACACGGTGTCCATCACGAATCTGAACGTCTGTCAATTTCAGTTATCCAATAAcagtgtctctttttttctgtataactTGGACAGTTCTCATGCCAGCTATTACATCTGCAAACTATCAATTTTTGATCCTCCTCCTTTTCAAGTAGATATTCTAAGcaaagaatatttgaatatttacg AATCACAGCTTTGTTGCCAGCTGAAGTTCTGGCTACCCATAGGATGTGCGGCTTTTGTTGTAGCGTGCATTTTTGGATGTGTCCTTACATGTTGGCTTACAAAAAAG AAGTGTCCTTCCAGCGTGCATGACCCTAATAGTGAATACATGTTCATGGCAGCAGTGAACACTGCTAAAAAGCCTGGACCCACAG ATGTGACCCGTAATTTGGAACTCTCTGGCAACCAGGCATGA